CCTGAATAATAATACACTATtagatatattaatattattaaaatattattatatggaGAATCCGagataataatttacatttatcccCTAGAAAGTCAGTGAAATTTAAAAAGCCAATGTGTGAGgcaaaaagagagtgagagagacagagaaggggGTTGTGACAGAGGAAATGATGGTGTCATGATCTCTTGAGTACCTGTACTATAACGGATTTTTTGGACAGACCAGTGTAGTTTGGGTGCAAGCGTGGAGCAAAACGGACAAAGAAGAAGGCAAAGTAAGGGTGAGTTCTTTTCAAACCTCTATTTTACTGTCTTTTCTCTCCAACACAGACTATGAAAGACAGCTAATATCATTTGAATTATTGTGTTTACATACCTGGATTGAGGAAATGCTGCTATCTTTACATGACTAAATTTGacttataatatttttattcttctaGCTACTAATGAACATAGAAACACTTTTGCTTATTTATCAATTCTTGTCTACTTAGATGTCAATCTCACACAGTCGTTCTACTGCTCACATATTCTCATCCAATAATCATTCGTGCTCCTCACTGGTCAGCAACACCTTGGCCTTGGCTCCTGATTCCACCACTTCATCCTCCAGTAGCCTGCCCAGTCACATTTCCCAGATGGAAGAAGGACCATATGGCTATTCGATGGGGTCTCAGGGACTGTCCAGGACAAGTGATAGGAGCGGAGAGCCAATGATGGGCATGGCGTATTTGCCCTATTCTACTTGTTCGAATTCAACAATTGAAAGACCAGCACAGCAGAGTCACGTTATACAACAGGTACAAGAAATGTTattattagctttttttttttttgttcccacTGCTTTGATGCAATATTGCATGATAGTATTTACTGCAAGTCAAGTGATCATATTGCTTTTGTGTTCGTTCTACCTCTTCTGTGAACTTTGCAACACGGTAAAGGAGTTTTCTCAgttccttcttcctcctcctccgtcCACTTTTCGGCAGCCAGGGCAGAAGAGAGGCCTGAGTAAGGACAGCATGGAATACCGACTGAGGCGTGAGCGCAACAACATCGCTGTGAGGAAGAGCCGGGATAAGGCACGCCGGCGTATCCAGCTCACCCAGCAAAAGGCCTTGGAGCTTCAGGAGGAAAATCACAGGCTACTGCTGCACATCGAACAACTTAGCCATGAGGTGGACACGCTCAGTCGCTATCTCTCTCAGCGCCACCTACAGAGCAAAGTAAATGACTTAGGAGTTGACGAGAACTGTTGAGAGACCTTAGAAACTCACTTACCGTAGTTATCAGGTTAGTGGACCTGATTGCATAATTAcataaatgaagaaatgtaaaGGCTGTAAGATTATACTGTCATATTTTAGACTCACTCAGTTTCTATATCAACAGGATAGCCTGTAAAGCAATATGCAGATCAAAATGGACCATAAATATTCTGAAATGTAGTCAGGCTAGCTAAACTGCAGATAGCATCACTTTATTAAAGCGCTTTCTTTATGTATTCAATTAACCGAATAAAAGAAAAGCAGGAAAATGGCACACACTGCAAGAAAAGACATCTtaccaagtgaaaatatcttgaatatagtcaaatttatctagtatttcctattataagattaccaTACACCAAATAAAAGATTATTAAACTTATTTTgagacatttttactcattcTAAGCTTGacattttttattctattaGTAGATAATTTTACaccattttagaaataaatgcttaaaatgaccAGAATTATCTGACAATAGAATTAGAAAAAGTCAAGCTTAAAATTAGTAACAATGTCTTAAAATAAGTTTCATAAGCTTATGTTTGTTGTATgctaatcttataataggaaatactagatacatttgactgtattcaagatattttcacttggtaAGATGCTTTTGCAGTAGAGTTGGCCTTTTCAATAGTCTctaatttataaaaacaaattcatgtccatgttttttttttgtttttttttgtatttttccaaGAATCCAAGTATTTTAGTATTATTATGATAGAAATGAATTAAACAAAGTTTCAAGAGGACAGGATGTTTCTGGCTCTGTCTTTATTAACAAGTACAGAATTTCACATCCATTTTGCTATTTTCTTGATAACTGAATGTTCCTCATAACCATATATGTATTTGTAGCTTCAGCGGGGAACTTCGGCTCAcactgttttattattcatatctttacatgacattttttgACCATTTTTGTTACCATTTTTGAAACAGCTGTAAAGCTCTCATTAAATGGCTTGTTAGTTTATGCAATCTTTTGCACTGaacttatattttatataaataatgtatgttttaatgtaatttacTGGACATATATGTATCAGAAATGTcagtgtttacaaaaaaaagaagaattgtCCTAATATATAGTCTATAGCATACACAAGTGGAAGAAACCCTTAAACACAGAAggacaaatacaaaataatgtagaacttttttttttacaacaaaattttttgtttttttcaaaagtaaaataaataaagttaacttttaaaatattacttGCTTCACATTGCatattacatttatagcatattttatatatatatatatatatacatatatatatatatatatatatatatatatatatatatatatatatatatgtaatgtgaagtgaactttatttattttacttttgaacaaaacaaaattttttgttgtaaaaaaaaaaaaagttctccattattatgtatatatatatatatatatatatatatatatatatatatatatatatatatatatatatatatatatatatatatatacacacaccaggGGTGGAAAGTAACATGgttgactttttattattattattattattattattattattattattattattattattattattattaagtaaatgacaatacttttttcttttcttttctttttaccgCTGGAAGAGATTTTAGCCACATTTAATCCTGGAATACTATAAACCAATTAAAAGGCAGTATGTGCCAATAgtaagtcatttaaaaaagagCAAAGCAGTTTCCTTTGAAAAAGCAACACTTCAGGCACCAAATGCTTTAATCAGCAGCTGTAATGTCTGAGACAGTGGAGACAGAAGAGCATCCCTGGCCCAATTGATCTTCAGTTTTAAATACTTTATAGGAAACACTGTGGTAATAATCTGCAAATTATGCCCATGGAGACATTTCACAGCTCAATATTCAACCTGTGAAAATATGTACTGGGAAGTCATTAGCTAGCTTAATGAGCTTGACTAGCTAGCCAGAACATTTGATGCTTTACAGCACGACAGCTCTGTGTTAAACTTAAGGTATCACTTCAGTGTTCAATGTTCAGGCTAATGTTACGTGAGATCCTTGTTACATAGCTAACTGTATAGCTGGAAACATGTATGAATTAAcatgagctagctagccagctaacattaCCTTTACCTACCATGTTACCTACCAACATGCTGTTGATAATTGGTGTTAACTTCAGCATAATTCATTTGGTGAGTTAGCACAGAAGATTTTGAGATTAGTTGTGTCAGTTTTAGACATATAAAAAGTACCCTGTAAATTTCTCAAGCAATTTTTCACCAGATGTTTTTCACCTTTTTACCCATGTGACTTATCACTACAGTAACAGTACTTTTTTATCATGCTTTTCACCACAGTAAATAACaatatattgatatttctgaattttataattattttagcaTGCACAGACTAGAAAATCACTTCAGTTATATGACGAATATAACACATTATCTACTATACTATTAGTAATCCTGTAGCCTCCTACCCTATTACTTCACCTAAAGGCTCTTGCCAACTGACACAATGACACAGGATTTTTAGTGGGGAAGAGCAGAGGCCCAGCTCTGGTGGGACGGGTATGATTTCATCATTGTGTGGGACACTGAACTGGAGATATCATCAACAAGCATGGCTTTATAAGCCTTCCTGTGGCTGCCACTGCAGACACAGGACATGCAGATAGCAAGTGGGAAGTGGACAcacacagggtttttttttttttttctggttgtttgtctgtgtttgcTAGTGATCCAGTGTTATCAGGCCTTGTCATCTGTTCTCACACCATAACATTTTCTTGGGATGAAAAGTGCCTCTCTTTAGTATCACTGTAAATATGATATACatgatacgtgtgtgtgtgtgtgtgtgtgtgtgtgtgtgtgtgtgtgtgtgtgttctgtttttacCCCAAGTTAAAACTAAGCCATGAGAGCAGATGGCTGGAGCTGATAACACCAAACTGACGGGTTGTTAGTGCAATGAGGGAAAATGGTGAGAGAGCAGAGGAGAAATTTGGATAGGTAGTGGAAAATCTTAAGAGAACTTAGAATTATACCTGAATATATGTTGAAATAACTTGGTGCTCAAATGTTTGAGTTGCACCAGTTTCTATGGGGCAATATGTGGTTCCAGGCCTGAAATACGGCCACACGATTTGGAAAGACAGTATTTCAGCTCAGTCTCAGCACCTCAAAACCCAGCATTACGAAACACCAAATGACCAGTGACTTGCATTTATTAAAAGGCCAATAAATCTAAAGGGAACTTCAGTATTTCCTGGTAATTGTGATTAAGTTAAATGCGATCATAGAAACTACAAACCACTAGAACGGAAAATTATGAGTGATTAACAGATTGGTAATCACTCATAATTTTCTGTTAACTGTTAAAAGAGGTGAACGTGCATAGAGTTTATAAGATAGTTGTACACATTTTCCTTAAGTGCATACATTACACATGATCaagtggtgttgtttttttaaatcatgtgatTATGTGAATAAGATGCGATGGGgaaaaaattatgtaaaaataaatgaatcctgtgaatttgtaatttgttattatttatatgtgAAGTTCATGTGACTTTGCTGTAAGGGAAGCATCTGTAACTACTAAGAAAatcaaaatacactatatggccaaaagtatgtgcacacctGACTTTCATATTCATATGTGCgtgaacattccattccagatttagtgcCCTTTCTTGctataacctccactcttctgggaaggctttccacaagattttgaagtgtggctgtgtggatttgtgttcattcagccacaagagcattagtgaggtcaggaacTGATAATACATGAGGAGgccctggggtgcagtcagcgtttcagttcatcccaaaggtgttcagtggggttgaggtcagggttctgggCAGTCCATTTGAGTTTTTCCACTCCAATCTTGGCAaatcatggacctcactttgtgcacaggggtattgtcgTGCTGGAACATGCTCAAGaatcttagttccagtgaagggaaattgtaaagctacagcatacagagacattttaTACTATTGTGTGCGTCCAATTTTGTGGCACCAGTTTAGGGACAAACTgcatatgggtatgatggtcaggtgtccacaaacctttggccttTGGACCTGGTTAGTACTTAGATGGGAGACCACCTGGGAATACCTGGTACTCTAAgccatttcaacaactgcatggtcctgtaggttcactCTGTACAACATTAAGTAAATCAGACGCTATCTCATTGAACAGGATACACAGCAACTactccaggctcttgttatctcaaaactggactattgcaatgcactactcccaggcctcccagccagctccaacAAGCCCCTTCAGATGATTGAGAATGCAGCATCACgtctcatcttcaaccagcccaaaagaacctatgccacacccctcttcatctccctccactggctccCTGTAGTTTCAGGAACTTTCTTCTTTCAGGCAACCTGCGATTAGTTAATGAccaacgcttagtagtgcctgcTCAGTGaggcatgaggtccctttccagaaccttcacactaactgttcctcagtggtggaagaaacttccaacctcaatccagactgcaaaatctgtcactattttcaaaaaacggctaaagacccacctcttccctgAGCACATAACTAACTCCTAAGTTGCACCCACCCCCCAtttacactggctcttacacctctgtGTGCTTTGCTTCCCTAGAACTCAATTAGaaatctcgtatggtagcactacttgtattgttctccgcttgatatattgctttacttgtatttcctcatttgtaagttgctttggataaaagcctctgctaaatgaataaaatgtcaaatgtaaaaatatagtTTATAGTCCACAGATACCAATTTCCAAACTTGACAGACCACAACACTGTATGTACACAATGTACCCTTTCTATAGACCAAACTGTGTTGTAAGGTTCCCACTCAAGATtgacacataataataataataataaacgtttattttaaaaaatcacctaATTTGTCAATTTATGTTTATAGTGCTTTTTAGCAACTTTATAGATGTCAGCATCTTAACTCAGAGCAAGCGAGACATGCTTACAGCAGTAAAGCAActcaaagtacatttataataaattaatgataatgataaaacaTATTCCTATttaggttgtccactaatcgtagggttagcGGTTCAAAtgccggcccacatgactccacatgccgaagtgtccttggacaagacactgaaccccaagtttctcccgatggcaagctaacgccttgcatggcagctctgctgtcattggtgtgtgtatatgaatgggtgaatgagaaacgtTTTATAAGTGCAGACTATATTAATACCCCATTTGTGAGTGAATCTTCCATTATAGCTGTATTAGACTCTTTAAACCAGCGGATCTCAAAGTGGACTTCATGGAGCAGAGCCAGGGGTCAGTACAGTGGTGAACATCACAACATAATTATTCATTTCTATATGATATCTTACATTTGTGGCGCATGCATTGTCAGTTGAATTTTCTTaaaggtttcatcaggacaggGTTTTTACTCTGTCCCAAAATTCACCCTTATACCTTAATGATTTTCTGgctttagtcccagcctggtacacttcatcctggaagTCTTATCTGTTATTTTGACACTAGTTTGCAAGCTTAAACACCGTTttggtgaatgtctaattgctaaTTTACTGCCACAGAGTGAAGCTCCTATAGACAAAATACACAGTTCTTCTAACTCAgtttacacaggaaatacagaGATACAGAAAAACACCTGCTGTGTGTTACAACATAGAAATCTTCTAGCTCAGTACACACTTACAATATAACTTAATTAAAAAGTCTTCTAtggttttagattatgcttctaaatgttgattatacatatagattatgtttgttaattaatatcaattattagattatgcttccaagtaataattctaaacgctggttatacatatagattgtactttattaacatatccaaatgttagttacacatatGGATTACACTTTATCAATATATTCTATTCTataaaaccattagaatttctgtgatggtttctattgtgtgtgtgtgtgtgtgtgtgtgtgtgtgtgtgtgtgtgtgtgcgtgtgtgtgtgtgtgtgtgtgtgtgtgtgtgtgtgtttgtttttgttttttcagcacgGTTGTTCAGAACTCAGAAAATgagtaggcctataaataatgacTTGGACCTAATGTGTCTAGGTGGATCAACACTGTGCAGATTTAACTAAACAGCATTTGAAAGCCTGTAGAGGTCATCTGTAGCCTACTAAAGCAAAGAACTCTGTGAAACCATGTTAAACATGTTCGAATGGTGAATAATACAGCTTACAGGTTTTGAGAGAGACATGCAGTAGATGCATCAGACCAGTCAGTGTTTTGTGCGGATGTAGTGCGCCACCTGGCGGCCGCACAGTGAAACTCGGCTCTTTTCGGAAAAGGGTAAAGTCTGCCGAGTGGAGCCGACACATTACGAGACTGGCCGCTTTTTCCGGACGTAGTTCCgttgcagtttttattttccgCCCTCTTTTTGTCCCAGAGAAACCGGTTAGTACGGTCTGTGCTGAATCATTTTAAGTCGCGCGTGTCGGAAATGAGaatttatttaatgtgtgtgttttatgtcgGCGGATAGCACCTCGGGCTGGAGGACAGTGTAGCAACAGCCTTTGTTTGGACAGAGGACTACTTGTGCCATTCCCGGGCCACGCCACTGAATTTCCTGTGCTTAGTGGACATTAATGTTCCAGCATGAAGACTTGTATAGTGGACTGCAGCTAGGAATAGGACACGCGTTGAGTGGGAAGGCAATGCGGTTATGAGGCCAGCTcttacagaaagaaagaaagaaaaatcaccTGCGCCTAATGATTTCTCACTGAGCTCACTGACAAAGTGACACTTGCTCTCAcagtctcatcatcatcatcatcatcatcacaggaCGAGGTAAGTCCCTTATATATCACACTCAATATCTAAGTGTCTTTAGCGGATGAAAGCAGCAGTGTTTACACTgttcatactgtgtgtgtgtgtgtgtgtgtgtgtcagcagggCTCAgctgtttctacagtaacacacaaacacacactgctctgtGTTCATAGCCACGTTATAACAACCTGCTACAAtgttgcctgtttttttttttgttgttgtttatttacatgCTGCACTTTTCCCCATCTCTAATGTGCCTCTTATGTAATGCTGGAATACGCACATCCAGCCACTAGGCTGTACTAAGCACTATGTGATCCAACTTCTCCATCTTGAAATACTGAAAACCtgtcattatttttaaacagaaaggATATTAAAAAGACAGATTCACAGGTTCCTGAAGATGAACTCAAGGTGTATGGTAGTAGTTGGATGGATGGTAGTaggctggatggatggttgtAGGCCTTACTGAACAGATCTGGGCAATGTTTGTGTAATATCAAAGATAATAAGACAACTGAGATCATTGTCATGATTAAGACTGTTCATTTCGATTCTCATTTCTCTAGAAGTTCATTGAGGGCAGTCCAAACACATTAATTTACAAGTGCATGAGTTCATAATTAACCCTCTAATGCGGGAGGTTAAACGTGGCCAGTCGTGCGTTTCGTACGCTTTTCCTGTGATTTGGTGATCTATTCCACTGTTTGTGGTTTCTGCTTCAGCACTCAGTTTCTCAATTCCTCCAGTCATGAACCCAAAACTTAGACCTTTAGTTAGACCACTTCTTAAACACAAATATTCAATATAAACAGCTCAAATAAGGTGCAGAAATGCAATTCTATGAGTTTACATTTTACTGCAAACGTACAAAATGTaactgaagaaataacactaTTAGTAAATATTCAATGTTGGGCTGGTGTGATACAgcctgattattttcctattacagcacatcctgacgtgtttaattcctcttataccacagcaatttaccaaccaTTAAAATTTTGTAGTTTATTAATGAGTGACACAttgtgctttttaaccatttatagttatatttaataatacgTTTTTCAGCGTCCGTGAGTCAAATGattttctgttatcacttacgttattgAAGCTTGTTCGCTCACCAgcctcttcttctctctcttgacgttaatatgagaagaagaagaaaaacagctcGTCATGAAACATTCGGTCCTTACATCTCTTTTGTGGTGGGAAACctactgactgttacagagTGCTGACACCCAGGACCGCTCTCACGCATGATAAATAAACGTCTCGACTCTTATAACGACATTGTTAAAACCCATTTATTACTAGCCGCAGATTATGCAGCTCGTTCGCCGTACAAATCCCTGTCAGAGAGTCGTTACTAAAGAAAGCTATAACATATTAGattgcacattaatataaagctataATTTGCATTACAGCTAGTACTGTTgtcagagccatgctgttatagaaaatttatcaacacATGATAAATCAGATTAGAGACTTCAACATCTCTGAGGTAGAAAACTCTTTGTGAATTGCTAAAGATGTCTGGAATGCTCTTGTCTGACACTATGTACAAGTTTGAGCACATTTTCACCACTAGAGCAtgaaagaagggaaagaaataatGCATAGTACCTCCACTTCTTTAGTTTAACACAGAGCTGTTAAGATCTCAAAggtttgaatgtttgtttgtttttttcacacactGTCTATAACACATTAGGTCTTACAGGGTTACATGTTTAAACTGGCTCAGTGTCATATGAGTACACAGTTTCAAGGACCTCTGAAGATTATTCCAGGTGTGTAGGACACTGTATCTGACGTCTGTCTTTTTTCCCCAGTCAGAATGAACCATGGTTTCATTGATTCCCAAGGCAAGTGTAATAATAGATTAGTAGGCAGGTAGAGAGGGTATTATTTCAGGAAGTGTTTAAGCCAGGGAAAATTTGGAAAGATAATTCAGTGATTCTGATACAACAGTatgtaacagaaatgtaatAGCAATTGTATCAATTTACTTCTCTCATTTTTGCCATGTTAGGCcttgttttctcttcttttgtTAAATGATGAAATAGAAACCAAAATCTAAaattctgtctttctctctttcattcttttctttatCTCCCCTGTTCTTACACCAACATTAAAGGTTGAATCCAAAGCCAGGTGTGAATCTCCGGACTCCATACCACACAGCAGACGGCTTTTCACTGGCCCCTCACCTTGAGCTATGACGTCCCCACCCTCTCCTCTGGCTTCCCCTTGTCCTTGccctcctccccctccctctctgccCTCGTCCCCTGCCCCGTCCTCTCCTGCACCCTCCAACATCCCGATGCCTCCCTCGCTGCCCCCTACAGGTGAGGTAATGGTGATGGCCCTGGGACGGAAGAAACAGAGGCTCTTCATCGCGCTTTCCATCTTGCCCAACCTCTTCATGGCCTTCTTGCTGTCTTCTGACCCATTGTTGACCCTGGCATCACCCCATCACTGTCACCTGTCCGTGTCCAACCCTACAGATGAGGTGCTAAATGCCTCACTGCCCTGGGAGAAGGGTACTAGGGAAGGCGACAGTGGGGGACTCTCCCAGTGCACTCAGTACCTGTTTGTTAACGGCACTCGTTCTGGTGTAGTGGACTGTGAAGCTGGGTGGGACTTTAATGTCACAGAAGGCCTGAGGAATAACATTGTCACTGAGGTACTCGTTAGATTtaagttaatatttaaataatattggCAACATCATCTTTTAATAAATTGAAATAACATCTTACAGAGTCGAAAGTTAAAGTTGTAATTATAATAGGAACATATATAAGCTTGAcagtaatttttatttaattattattgacGATGTACAATTCTTAGAGTGAGATTTTCAGTTATACAAACTTTCCAAGTAGTACTGTGCCTAATATGATTTACTGACAAGTATGTGTTATTTTGAATGATATATTATTGAGCAGGATTTCTTTTAAACCCATATGTGTGTTTGGCATTATTCTTGTATAAATATAATGCAGTTATACATCCCACTGTCTAGGATAAAGCCatgaaattaatattttcattatgtcaaaaacctttttttttttgttttcccaaTCTGTGACCCATACACACATTATTGTCAAATTTTGAGAGTAACCAATTTGACAATAGCCTGGTGTTTTCTCATGCTTCATTCCACACTGAGTGTCCCTTCTCCAGCAGGGGTGCTTTGGAAACATATCCTGTCTTCCACTCAGTAGCATTTGTTAATCATAATTTTCTTTGTAATTTAAACCATAATGAAATACTCATGGGTTTACCTAATTCACAGTGTTATGCTGTCACAAGATTACTTCAACTTTTAGGATTATTTTACACTTGAATTAATACACCACTTGCCAATGTCAATACCTGGTACTTGGCACAATATGGGAATCATGTTATTTTGAAAATCTGAGCCTACTAAAACAAACAGAGTACATATTCTTACTCTTAGTGTATGGGAAGACTGGAATTGTTTCAGTATAACAGAGTACACAAACATCTCTGAGGTGTGTTGTTAGCttgcgtgtgtatgtgcgtgtattTCCGCGTACCATGGCAAGGTTCTGTGTCTCACTGAAGTTCACTGCTCTGTACAGAATCCTGTGGTGTTTAGCCTGTCTATTTCTAGCATGTTCTCCCCACTGCCAGCTTAGGGAGTTAAAACACAGCTTACGGAAACTTGAAAATAATATGGTTTGTACATCACCTAGCAACCACTATGGATATTATGGGAGTTGAGACTTGCACTAATGCCTTAAAGTGGAACTTCAGCATTTCAGTCACTGCTGGAAGTTGAGCACATTTGTGTAGCTACTCTTTAATCATTTTGAAGCAGGATTAGTGTCATTGGCATTTTCAGGGTGTGGACaggcagggggaaaaaactaaACATAGTAAGAGTTGCATTCTCATCATAATTATTAAATGCATTGTAAACTGCTTTAGAACTTGTCTGATGGGTTTCCACCCAGACTTTTCCACATGCCTTGCATTTTTCCTGATAGCCCCAAACACACCACTGAGGACAGAGCATGCTATTTAGTATCTGGTTGATTAAGCAATAATCTTTGTTTGTAGCCCTAAATTATTCTGAGTTTATTTATGGTATCTCTATAAAATATAATCAGCTCAgtttgttgtcttttttgtttgttttagaattgatttttttgtttgttgaaaatgtgtaataaaacaattaattaattggAATGAGATTTGGGTGGAAGGGAATTGTAGTTTTCcctatagtgttttttttttgtgtggattttgTAAGGTCCTTTATGAACTATAATATCCAATTAAATAGCAGCACAACATTACCATGTTCTCTTGTTATGAAACTGTCATgtcctcacttcctgtctgcaTGACTCCTGTCTTGGCAGTGGAATCTGGTGTGCTCTCAGTATTGGCTGGTtccagtggaggaggtgtgcTTCATTCTGGGAAACCTCATAGGCTGCCTGGGCCTTGGATATGCTGCTGACCGGTGAGAAGCAGTGCAATAACACAAAGATCTAATTACCTTGTGTGTAGCATGATTGGCATTAATATATAGTCTTGTATAGCGTGAGGTACATTATGATAATGCACAATATTGGCTAAAAACTGTGTTGAAATTCCAATTATTAATCAGTCAGTATAGGAACAGTGTGTTTAACTAAATGTCCTGGTGTAGAATGTCTCCTTAATGGTTTGTCCCTTCCTCAGATTGGGCCGGCTGAAGACCCTGCTAATCTCTCTCACTTTGTCTGTGGTTTTTGGCATACTGGTGTGCGTGTCTGCCTCACCCCCCATGTTCATCGCCATGCGGTTCTGCTTAGCCGCAGCCACTGCCGGCCTTTATCTCGTGCTATATATTGCACGTAAGTAGAGTGCATCTTGAAAGAGACATTCATCAAATGAGTAACTCTGGCATGTATGAGTATAGCTAAAAACGCAGAGGCCATTAGTTCTTCTGTTGATGGTTGACAGATTAATTCATGAAAGGAGATGCTATCAGAAGAactgaaatgcatttttatgattaaggaataaaacactacaggaaGTGATGTTGTAGGAAAGTAATCAGTGCAGGCATTGTGTC
This genomic window from Ictalurus punctatus breed USDA103 chromosome 1, Coco_2.0, whole genome shotgun sequence contains:
- the cebp1 gene encoding CCAAT/enhancer binding protein (C/EBP) 1 isoform X1, with the translated sequence MSISHSRSTAHIFSSNNHSCSSLVSNTLALAPDSTTSSSSSLPSHISQMEEGPYGYSMGSQGLSRTSDRSGEPMMGMAYLPYSTCSNSTIERPAQQSHVIQQEFSQFLLPPPPSTFRQPGQKRGLSKDSMEYRLRRERNNIAVRKSRDKARRRIQLTQQKALELQEENHRLLLHIEQLSHEVDTLSRYLSQRHLQSKVNDLGVDENC
- the cebp1 gene encoding CCAAT/enhancer binding protein (C/EBP) 1 isoform X2, translated to MSISHSRSTAHIFSSNNHSCSSLVSNTLALAPDSTTSSSSSLPSHISQMEEGPYGYSMGSQGLSRTSDRSGEPMMGMAYLPYSTCSNSTIERPAQQSHVIQQPGQKRGLSKDSMEYRLRRERNNIAVRKSRDKARRRIQLTQQKALELQEENHRLLLHIEQLSHEVDTLSRYLSQRHLQSKVNDLGVDENC